The proteins below are encoded in one region of Helianthus annuus cultivar XRQ/B chromosome 2, HanXRQr2.0-SUNRISE, whole genome shotgun sequence:
- the LOC110893825 gene encoding trigger factor-like, with translation MIEVVEEQEQEIVDNEEEMVEAEEVQEPEFMILGEPSEPMDVDNILRRVEVIQRKRKFHDLKRKGKIARGEIIDDDSGDEEEEDEDKDDGKADNKPDDKDDKGNDDNDQGGSGLLIREPVTQERIDELLNDEINELEDEA, from the exons ATGATTGAAGTTGTGGAAGAACAGGAACAAGAAATTGTTGATAATGAAGAAGAGATGGTTGAAGCTGAAGAAGTTCAGGAACCAGAATTCATGATTCTTGGTGAACCTTCTGAACCTATGGATGTTGATAATATTCTTCGAAGGGTTGAGGTTATTCAAAGAAAGAGAAAG TTTCATGATCTAAAAAGAAAGGGAAAGATAGCTCGTGGAGAGATAATTGATGATGACTCTggagatgaagaagaagaggatgaagaTAAAGATGATGGCAAAGCTGATAATAAACCTGATGATAAAGATGACAAAGGTAATGATGACAATGATCAAGGTGGTTCAGGGTTGTTAATCAGAGAACCAGTCACCCAAGAAAGAATAGATGAATTACTGAATGATGAGATAAATGAACTGGAGGATGAAGCATAG